A section of the Streptomyces sp. SLBN-118 genome encodes:
- a CDS encoding SRPBCC family protein: MAERSDEKRGSGHGSLLEGLPTDRLIQELENLLAALGQRALSAVTEKASGGVKHLAHPGGDGDGLKEAVAEGGRQLVEHIPLKAVAGAGLSKVKDKAKEALPGGGGGDKDGGKKVKVVNIVEEIDVGVPVSVAYNQWTQFEDYPSFMKKVERVEQESETELDWKAQIFLSHREWHSTVIEQVPDERIVWRSKAEKGHVDGAVTFHEIAPNLTRILLVLQYHPQGLFEGTGNLFRAQGRRVRLELKHFRRQAMSQALLNPEEVRGWRGEVRDGEVVRTDEEVREEEEGEREEAEGEEPEEAEYVDEDEDYEAEDEGSPPEDEEEEEEEEEEEPEEEEEEEEPEEKPAPARRRSSRAKSR; encoded by the coding sequence ATGGCTGAGCGATCGGACGAGAAGCGCGGGAGCGGACACGGGTCCTTGTTGGAAGGTCTCCCGACGGACCGCTTGATACAGGAGCTCGAGAACCTCCTTGCCGCCCTCGGACAGCGGGCCTTGTCCGCTGTCACGGAAAAGGCGAGCGGGGGTGTCAAGCACCTGGCCCATCCCGGCGGGGATGGCGACGGATTGAAGGAAGCGGTCGCCGAGGGAGGCCGCCAGCTCGTGGAACACATACCTCTCAAGGCAGTTGCCGGCGCCGGATTGTCAAAGGTCAAGGACAAGGCGAAAGAGGCGCTTCCTGGTGGTGGCGGTGGCGACAAGGACGGGGGCAAGAAGGTCAAGGTCGTCAATATCGTCGAAGAAATCGACGTGGGCGTCCCCGTGTCGGTCGCGTACAACCAGTGGACCCAGTTCGAGGACTACCCGAGCTTCATGAAGAAGGTCGAGCGCGTCGAGCAGGAATCCGAAACGGAACTCGATTGGAAGGCCCAGATCTTCCTCTCGCACCGCGAATGGCATTCGACCGTCATCGAGCAGGTGCCGGACGAGAGGATCGTCTGGCGCTCCAAGGCCGAGAAGGGCCATGTGGACGGTGCTGTGACCTTCCACGAGATCGCGCCGAACCTCACCAGGATCCTGCTGGTCCTGCAGTACCACCCGCAAGGCTTGTTCGAGGGGACCGGCAACCTCTTCCGGGCGCAGGGGCGCCGCGTCCGGCTGGAACTCAAGCACTTCCGGCGACAGGCCATGTCCCAGGCCCTTCTCAACCCTGAAGAGGTCAGGGGCTGGCGCGGTGAGGTCCGTGACGGCGAAGTCGTCCGCACCGACGAGGAAGTGCGCGAGGAGGAAGAAGGAGAGCGCGAGGAAGCCGAGGGCGAGGAACCGGAAGAAGCCGAGTACGTGGACGAGGACGAAGACTACGAAGCCGAGGACGAGGGTTCTCCTCCGGAGGATGAAGAAGAGGAGGAGGAAGAGGAAGAGGAAGAGCCCGAAGAGGAAGAGGAAGAGGAAGAGCCCGAGGAAAAGCCCGCACCTGCTCGTCGGCGGTCCAGCAGGGCAAAATCGAGGTGA
- a CDS encoding DUF5133 domain-containing protein, giving the protein MLTPNESVTTEVLRTYRLQERRILRDPADLESRARFQDIAYTLWVLMGRRTPLEQPVSRKGTSLCYGPTRASRNDQRGHNSSARPQLSSRRGVLMNGRRRRSCGALALRCSRRSGSTARQWRPPTCGQANSTSQLAARTSGSSRSP; this is encoded by the coding sequence ATGCTGACGCCCAACGAGTCGGTGACCACAGAGGTTCTGAGGACATACCGCTTGCAGGAACGCAGGATTCTCCGCGACCCGGCCGACCTCGAGAGCAGGGCACGCTTCCAGGACATCGCCTACACCCTCTGGGTCCTGATGGGACGGCGCACCCCGCTGGAGCAGCCCGTCTCGCGGAAGGGCACCTCGCTGTGCTACGGGCCGACGAGAGCGAGCCGCAACGATCAGCGAGGACATAATTCAAGTGCCCGCCCGCAGTTGAGCAGCAGGCGCGGCGTCCTGATGAATGGTCGGCGACGGCGATCATGCGGCGCGTTGGCGTTGCGCTGCTCCCGCCGGAGCGGAAGCACGGCGCGCCAGTGGCGTCCCCCAACATGCGGGCAGGCCAACTCCACCAGCCAGTTGGCG
- a CDS encoding gas vesicle protein GvpG, translated as MGLLSGLLTWPLAPVRGVVWIAERVEDVAERELSDPDVIRQRLEEVDIARDAGEITDEEAAQQEAELVRRLMASRFPDGGMGV; from the coding sequence ATGGGACTTCTCAGCGGACTGCTCACCTGGCCGCTCGCGCCGGTCCGCGGAGTGGTGTGGATCGCAGAGCGAGTCGAGGACGTGGCAGAGCGCGAACTCAGTGACCCGGACGTCATCCGGCAGCGCCTGGAGGAAGTGGACATCGCGCGGGACGCCGGGGAGATCACAGATGAGGAAGCGGCCCAACAGGAAGCAGAGCTGGTACGCCGCCTCATGGCGTCGCGGTTCCCCGACGGCGGCATGGGGGTGTGA
- the gvpJ gene encoding gas vesicle protein GvpJ, whose translation MTVASQSSRYLDRPSSSGLVEVVDLILDKGLVIDIFVRVSLVGIELLTIDARIVVASVDTYLRFAEAANRLDLARSGTERGLPELVDDLREGGAKHKTRGALEGVKEKVTETFGKGEDEEDEDQEEKEPEERPRRRSRPEGRKERER comes from the coding sequence ATGACCGTAGCCAGCCAGAGCAGTCGCTATTTGGACCGGCCGTCCTCCAGCGGCCTCGTCGAGGTAGTCGACCTCATCCTGGACAAGGGCCTCGTCATCGACATCTTCGTCCGTGTCTCTCTCGTCGGCATCGAACTTCTGACGATCGACGCACGCATCGTCGTCGCGAGCGTCGACACCTACCTCCGATTCGCGGAAGCCGCGAATCGTCTCGACCTCGCCCGCAGCGGAACCGAACGCGGGCTGCCGGAACTTGTGGACGATCTCCGGGAAGGTGGCGCGAAGCACAAGACCCGCGGTGCTCTCGAGGGCGTCAAAGAGAAGGTGACTGAGACCTTCGGCAAGGGCGAGGACGAGGAGGACGAGGATCAAGAGGAGAAGGAGCCCGAAGAGCGGCCCCGCCGCAGGTCCAGGCCGGAAGGCCGTAAGGAGCGGGAGCGGTGA
- the gvpO gene encoding gas vesicle protein GvpO, which yields MPGSERAGPEPRKQARQKRESATRASERGSTEGTRRRTTKSSSPHRSEGDGPEPKKRASSPHRLSGRRAAARAAQHVRELADKDLEAVTSLEKTDEGWQVGIEVVETHRIPDSTDILAVYLVEMDDEGELISYRREKRHYRGRAERSDA from the coding sequence GTGCCCGGGTCGGAACGCGCTGGGCCGGAGCCGAGGAAGCAGGCCCGGCAGAAGCGGGAGTCTGCGACACGTGCGTCCGAGCGCGGCTCGACCGAGGGCACGAGGCGCAGGACGACGAAGTCCTCATCCCCGCACCGGTCGGAAGGCGATGGGCCGGAGCCCAAGAAGCGGGCCTCATCCCCGCACCGCCTCAGCGGCCGCCGGGCCGCCGCACGAGCCGCGCAGCACGTCCGCGAACTCGCCGACAAAGATCTCGAGGCTGTGACCTCTCTGGAGAAGACGGATGAGGGCTGGCAGGTGGGAATCGAGGTCGTGGAGACGCATCGGATACCCGACTCCACCGACATCCTCGCCGTCTACCTCGTCGAGATGGATGACGAGGGCGAGTTGATCTCCTACCGCCGCGAAAAGCGCCACTACCGGGGCAGGGCGGAGAGGAGTGACGCATGA
- a CDS encoding gas vesicle protein encodes MSQGSGWSGVSRRGDPSLVARPEPANLADILERVLDKGIVIAGDIRINLLDIELLTIKIRLLVASVDKAREMGIDWWEHDPTLSSGERDVIEENRRLRRRIGQLEEAGRGSGDDAATVRPDDEEKER; translated from the coding sequence ATGAGCCAGGGTTCGGGCTGGAGTGGTGTAAGCCGGCGAGGAGACCCCTCGCTGGTGGCCCGGCCCGAACCGGCCAACCTGGCCGACATACTGGAACGCGTCCTCGACAAGGGCATCGTCATCGCCGGTGACATCCGGATCAACCTCCTGGACATCGAGCTGCTCACCATAAAGATCCGTCTTCTGGTGGCGTCCGTCGACAAGGCCCGCGAAATGGGCATCGACTGGTGGGAACACGACCCCACCCTTTCCTCCGGGGAACGTGACGTCATCGAGGAGAACCGCCGCTTGCGCCGCCGTATCGGTCAGCTGGAGGAAGCGGGCCGGGGCAGTGGGGACGATGCGGCGACCGTCCGGCCGGACGACGAGGAGAAGGAGCGATGA
- a CDS encoding GvpL/GvpF family gas vesicle protein, which yields MTESFVTWLYAIAFAHPATGIRETTDLTGVAGEPVHVVEESGLLGIVGSVPVSDFGEEELHERLQDLDWLEAAARAHHKVISTVAREGNIIPLRFATIYHDDDRVHSLLAKRRTDFAAALNRVAGRTEWGIKAYVGPRTLERQEASDTGPEDGGSPGTAYLLRRQAQRQGQETAQREAQDRAEQIHVALRELAVESAHHRPQDARLARYEGSMILNTSYLVPNALTEEFVTAVQDVRGRFPDVRIELVGPWPAYSFTGDDVTPDRT from the coding sequence ATGACCGAGTCCTTCGTCACCTGGCTCTATGCCATCGCATTCGCCCACCCCGCCACCGGAATCAGAGAAACGACCGACTTGACGGGGGTGGCCGGTGAGCCAGTTCATGTCGTCGAGGAGTCCGGCCTCCTCGGCATCGTCGGCTCAGTGCCCGTCAGCGACTTCGGCGAAGAGGAACTGCACGAACGCCTCCAGGACCTCGACTGGCTCGAAGCAGCCGCCCGGGCCCACCACAAGGTGATTTCCACGGTGGCCCGCGAGGGGAACATCATCCCTCTGCGCTTCGCGACGATTTACCACGACGACGACCGTGTGCACTCTCTCCTGGCCAAGCGCCGGACGGACTTCGCCGCGGCGCTGAACCGGGTGGCCGGGCGGACGGAGTGGGGCATCAAGGCGTACGTCGGCCCGCGGACGCTCGAGCGGCAAGAAGCATCCGATACGGGCCCCGAGGACGGCGGCAGCCCCGGCACTGCCTACCTCCTGCGTCGGCAAGCGCAGCGACAGGGGCAGGAGACCGCGCAACGGGAAGCTCAGGACCGTGCGGAACAGATCCATGTCGCGCTCCGGGAACTCGCAGTGGAGTCGGCCCACCATCGACCTCAGGACGCCCGCCTGGCTCGGTACGAGGGCTCGATGATCCTCAACACCTCGTATCTCGTGCCGAATGCCCTCACAGAGGAATTTGTCACTGCGGTGCAGGACGTACGAGGCCGCTTTCCCGATGTGCGAATCGAGCTTGTCGGCCCGTGGCCCGCCTACTCCTTCACCGGGGACGACGTTACGCCGGATCGGACGTGA
- a CDS encoding GvpL/GvpF family gas vesicle protein, with product MTADEARTAPPVEGACYVYGVVPEPEDRAPALDLPGVGDPEAQATFVRHRGIAAVVSAVPTDRPLGTPEDLHAHARVLDSLAASTAAVVPFRFGTVLPDVRTVVDELLEEGRDDFTEILERLDGQAQFTLRARYVQDAVLREVLGENPKIARLREEVAARDEAAGYYQRVELGRAITDAIADKRNSDTVEIQRRLAPFAVATATAEPTVAEGVVNASFLVPQAKWAAFEKAAEELAAQWHGRIHLRLLGPLAPYDFVDEAASQIEEGG from the coding sequence GTGACCGCCGACGAGGCGAGGACGGCTCCGCCGGTGGAGGGCGCCTGCTATGTATACGGCGTCGTCCCCGAGCCCGAGGACCGCGCCCCCGCTCTGGACCTGCCCGGCGTCGGCGACCCGGAAGCACAGGCCACGTTCGTACGACACCGGGGAATTGCCGCTGTTGTCAGCGCAGTTCCCACCGACCGCCCGCTGGGCACGCCGGAAGATCTGCACGCCCACGCACGCGTGCTGGACTCCCTGGCCGCCTCGACTGCTGCCGTCGTCCCTTTCCGGTTCGGCACCGTACTGCCGGATGTACGGACAGTGGTCGATGAATTGCTGGAAGAAGGCCGTGACGACTTCACCGAGATCCTGGAACGGCTCGACGGCCAGGCGCAGTTCACCCTCAGAGCCCGGTACGTCCAGGACGCGGTATTGCGCGAGGTGCTCGGCGAGAATCCGAAGATAGCCCGACTGCGGGAAGAGGTGGCGGCGAGGGACGAAGCGGCGGGCTACTACCAACGGGTCGAGCTCGGCAGAGCGATCACCGATGCGATCGCCGACAAACGCAACTCGGATACGGTCGAGATCCAACGCCGCCTCGCTCCCTTCGCCGTCGCCACGGCCACTGCCGAACCGACTGTCGCGGAGGGGGTGGTGAATGCCTCCTTCCTCGTTCCGCAGGCGAAATGGGCCGCGTTTGAAAAGGCGGCCGAGGAACTCGCTGCTCAGTGGCACGGCAGGATCCATTTGCGCCTCCTCGGGCCGCTCGCGCCCTACGACTTCGTGGACGAGGCGGCGAGCCAGATCGAGGAGGGCGGGTAG